The window ttatcacgtgacaaatgttgagaatttttaaaagaaCTGATTTAACACTCACTGTGAGCCGCCACGACACTTACAAGACCAACTTGTGGAAAGGTTATGAGTTTACCTGGATGGTGTCCGCCGTATAAACCACATAAGAAGGATCAAGTGACTGGCGAGGATGTTTACTGCATTTGTAAAAAGCCCGATGGTGGAGAACTGATGGTTCTCTGTGATGGATGCGAGGACTGGTTCCATTTCACTTGCGTCAAGATACCAATAGCTTATAAAGACCTTGTATTTTCATTCTATTGTCCGTATTGTCAGGCAGGGATCACAAATCAAGTTCAATGTGGAGTTTGCCTTCCAAAGACAATTTGGAAACGGAAGTGTAGGTTATTAAACTGTTACAAGGAATGTCTCAAGAATAGTAAATACTGTTGTAGTGAGCATGGTGAGACGTATATGAAAGAACTGCTGAATAGATTTGGAGACTCAGAAAGTGAATCAGCAGCTATCTTGAAGCAAATGCTAAAGACTGCTAACTTTGAAAGTTTAGGCTTGAAAGGTATGCCGGTAGCGAAGCGAGAAATGAACCCACAGCTGTACGATCAGTTAATTGAAGGCGATAAACGACTGGATGATCTACAAAAACAACTGGTTATGTTGCATGATGAAAAGATGCCTTCTATTAAGGCAATGATGGATTCTCTAAACAAGTACCAGGTGTGGCTGAAGGATGTGGACAAGCTGTTATTTCAAGATAAACGGGAGGAAAGCCCATACGACTTAGCAGCTTCTAAGAAAAAGGGTAGGGGGAGCAAATCTAAAAAGATAAAGACCAAATCCCTCTGTGGTTACAGCCAAACTCATGTGATACCATGTTCAGCTGAGGAATTCGTATCCCAATATACGGAAGAGTCTGTAGCCCTGCATTCAATATGCTGCAAATTACGTTGCATAAAGCATCAAGATTGGGCGGATATCCAGCGAAATGCTTGGGAATTTGAGATTGAGTGCCTAGAAAATTCAGAACAGAGAATACAGTTATTGATCAACATTCGAAAGGAACAGCTAGCCATCCAGTTCTACGAGTCACTTAGTTGATCTGATGTACCTCCATGCATGAATTATTTATCCtccaaaaggaaaaataaaattcaCAGATCTTTCCTTCCCAGTTTTCTGTCCTTCTAATACCATTTTAGGCACTGCAGTACAGACCTCTGTAGCCTACCCTCGCacatgtatatacatatatatgtgtgtgtttATCCAAAACAACTAATATCCCCTCCCTGCCATGCAAAATGGTTCCAACATCCAAAAGCCTGTTGTAATCACCCAAGCACCCATCTGATAATTTTACTTACCATATAACTAGTGAGCTAGACCAGATTTGTTAATTAATACATAATCAATTTACCCGTGATGACGTAGCCGATGTCACCCTTCTGCAATATCAGAATTTACCCACCGTGTGAAACGGTCGACTAATGCTCAATTAACTAGTATTCGATACCTATGTATGGTACTAGTACTTCCAGAGCTCACCACTAATCAGCCCCTTTTTGACCTTTTACTGTATATGTCGCTGAGTCAAGTTTGTTGAGATATCTTAATATTTCAAGAGTGACCATCGACAAACGGCTGACAAAATGAAGCAGCAACAAAGAAGGGCACCAACTTGAAACAAGTAAAGAGTGTACCGCCATTataaagaaatatttgtacAAATAAGATCAGATTGTGTGTCTAGCATTTGTGAAGTGTTGCCTGGAAGTAGCTATATATGAATTAAGATGATTGCAGGTATGTACACTATGTTTCTAGTGTTTGGAACATCAATGAAGTTGTTAAGGACAAGCGGAATATGAAAGCATTTACTAACGGCGGTCAAGATCCTACTACGAATAAGATAAAAAACGAAGAGTTTAAAGTTTGGAAGAAGACCATTCCATCTTTATATCAGTATATCAATTCTTTGAAGCCAAATTTTTCGTCCTCTGCTGATAGCAAAGAAGGAGAAGCTAGTTGTAGTGTTGTGTTTACACATGATATCTTCGCGAATAGAGAGAAGGGCATACTAAGGGCATCAGTTCTAGTCTCTCGGGgtagtaatatatatgaggTTGAGTTTCCGTCACCCTTAGGATTACATGTTGAGGAACAAGAGAATGGTGGGGCTAAAGAGTTGGTGGATCCAGTTTTTGAAGGCAGTATGTTGACTGAAGACATCATTCAGCCAACATGGACTTTTGATGGcgaaaatattgaaaatatgtTTTATATTGGGAAACAAGATATGACTGTGATTGCCATTTCCAGCATTGGCTCTTTGGCATGGTTCAAGAACGGTACGTTAACACCGGTACGTGTACTTACAGAAGAGGTTGCTGAATCATTTAGAGACAACAAGGCATTGTCGCATAAGGATATGATTTCTGTAGATTTTGCAATGTCTACTGATCAGAAAGTAATAGTCAAATCGCAAAGTGTAATGGTTGACAATAAGAAGCAaagtttattgaaaatcatCGACAACGCAGACAAGCTCGGAAATGTCACGCATACTATTCCTATACCAGGTACATCTGTTACCCCCGTGGTTAAGTTTCAGAGCGCTCATTTGTTCAGCACCTGCTCAGATGACAATGTATTGAGATTTTGGGATGTTAGGAAACCTGCTAAGCCCATCTGGGAACTCAGGGATACTGCAAATGAAGACGGCAACCTGGTCTGTTTGGATACCTCACCAGTTGTGGACTTACTGTTCGCCACTGGCTCGGATAATGGAGTTATTAAACTATGGGATTTGAGATCTGTGATTGCTGCTTCACCCGACGAACAGCCTACAGAAATTGCGCGCTTGTACCATCCTGGCAATGATCCAGTCGCGGGAAtttccttctccttcaGCTCGCCAACAATGTTCCTGACCGTAGGCAAGTCAGGTAACATCTACCATTGGGATATTGAGTACATGCTGCAAGATTCACACAGCGACGACAGTGATGAGGCTATGGCCGACCCAGAAGAACTACAACAACAGTGTCTGAAGTTTCTCCATACTGGTGGCGGTAGAAGATCGTTGAGAACCGCTCCCAAGAGATCTACCGTTGCATGGCATGAGAAAATCGCCGATATTGTCACCTGTGTCGATTCAGATACCTTGATAACCATCTATAAACCATACTTCGGCAGAACCGATGATAGCGGGGACGAAGATCCTGAGTACACATGACAAATGTATAACTATAATTTCGAACACAAGAATGAACATTCTCCTATAAACTGAAACTTATGCGCGTTTTACTTTTGCAGCCAAAAGATAAATTTTACATCCCAAACTATATTATTCACACTATGCTACAATCCTCTGTATATCACTAAGCTAATCATAACCTAAGGCAACACCACATCCCcttagtatatatatataaactgATTAATATCTAATTTTCCAACATACTCTCCCGATCCAAATGTCTGAATTCTGTCATTTCACGGAGAATATATGTCTACATCCCGAATAGGGGAACAAAACACTGAAAATGCTCAATATCTGAACCTCCACGACTTAAATCCCAACAAATCGTACCAAATCATTTAAGAACATACAACCTGTGAAGACCTGCTACCACTTTGATCAGTCGCTTCcatattaatatttatctctgctctttttcaataagGGTTTCTCTGATTAAGATAAATTTCACTCGCAAAGCATATCCGACtcattgaaaaaaaacataaCTTGTTGTCTTTGACACACAAACCAATAAAAGGTTTGTCTATTatcataaataataatcGCCAGGCATCATCAAACGCATGGATAATATGGCCTTTCTATTCAAACCGCCTGAGCAAAGGAAGCGCAATGAGAGATCCCCTAAGCTTTCTTTACCCACAATGCTGGTGAATAATTCATCTTCGAGTGTGGAATGTCAGGTATCTGGTTCCCAATCATCTCCAATTGCATTTTCGTCTTCTACGGGTCCAAAACATCAGCGACAGACACTGCGCATGTCgtcttctttttctcaGTCTACTTGTTCGCCTATATCGACGACTTTAGACTCGTCCAGACTTGATACAGGTTCCAGCCCATCATCGCCGCCTGCAACTGCAGCGTTCAAAAGGCCTGCTCCACCAAGCATGTTGACTTGTgcaattttaaattctGATCACAATACAAACCAATTAGTTGGCCGCATATCGTCTATACAGCAAGATCATGACTTTGCAGACAGAAAGGTATATGCAACGGAGGTGTCTCCTGTTGCATCAGTTTCGAGCGGGCAAATACACCAGCTTCCATATACTTCGAACGATCATAGCAGGTCCATTGAATCGTATCCTTTAGCTGGGGTTGCCACGCATGACAGTGTTAGTTCTGCAAGCTATTTGCCTTCTCCGAAAAAGCTGTCCGCTGAAGTGTTGCCTGGTTCTTCACCGAGCAGTAACACTGACAAACAGGATATCAAAGTGGCGTCACCCTTAGTGGAGaccaaaaaattcaacGACGTTGACGAGCTTGAGGAGGAGATGTGGACTCACTTCCATTTGAAAGATCAGATCGAAGAGCTTGGAATATTGGGCGAAGGAGCCGGTGGTTCTGTCGTCAAGTGCAAATTGAAAACAGGCaccaaaatatttgcaTTGAAGGCTATCACCACGTTGAATAGCGACCAAGAGTCTCAGAAGCAAATCTTCAGAGAACTTCAGTTCAATAAGAGTTGCAAATCTAGCTTCATCGTTCAATACTACGGCATGTTCACTGATCAGGAACACTCTTCGATATACATTGCAATGGAATACATGGGCGGGAAATCATTAGACGCCATATACAAACACTTACTAAAGTATGGGGGAAGAGTTAGTGAGAAGGTTCTTGGCAAGATAGCGGAAAGTGTCTTAAGAGGTCTATCCTACCTAcatgaaagaaaaatcatCCACCGTGATATCAAACCCCAAAACGTTCTATTAAACGAAGCTGGTGAAGTCAAACTATGCGACTTCGGTGTCAGTGGCGAGGCAGTTAACTCTCTAGCTACGACTTTCACAGGAACTTCCTACTACATGGCCCCAGAACGAATTCAAGGCCAACCATACAGTGTCACAAGCGACGTCTGGTCTCTTGGTCTCACACTGCTCGAGGTTGCACAAGCCCACTTTCCATTCGATTCGGGAAAAATGGCTGCAAATATGCCACCAATTGAGCTGCTAATGTTGATCTTAACCTTCACACCACAACTGAAAGACGAGCCCGAATCTAATATCGCATGGAGCAAAGCattcaaatctttcatTGAATTTTGTCTGAAGAAAGAGTCACGTGAAAGACCTTCCCCAAGACAAATGCTACAACATCCATGGATTCAAGGACAGTTAAAGAGACAAGTGAACATGGCAAAGTTCATCCAGAAGTGCTGGGCAGTCAAGTAGGATCATTAACTGGCATCTATTTAACtaaattcaattctttCCTTCAACTGTCGCCCTACACGGGATCGTTCGATATGccttgaaattttttttctcaccaaaaaattttgCAACGTTCTTTCGATTCGCCACAAATGGAATCTCAATCTATAAGTGATACCTTTGACGTGGGTGTTTTCAAGCTTTTTGAGAGCTAGAATAAGTTTACTCACTGTACCATGAGGcaattttcatcattagTTTTGAGATCGAGGGCTGCAGCTCCAACTTTGAGGGCTTTTTCGTCAATTCGAGTTGGGCCTGCCATTACCACCTATGGTGGGATATTATCGACTAGAGTGCAGGGGTTGAGATTCTATTCTGAAGAAGCAAAGAAATCTGACAGTGATGCAGCGGCATCTGAAAAGGAATCGGAGGGCGTTTCTGTCAATGGGGAACAGAAAAGAATTAATGAATTAGAGGAAATACTAGCGTCGAAGTCGAAGGAAGTGACAGAGTTGAAGGACCGTCTGTTGAGATCGATAGCCGATTTCAGAAATTTACAAGAAGTTACAAAGAAGGATGTGCAGAAAGCAAAGGATTTTGCACTGCAGAAGTTTGCCAGAGATCTTTTAGAATCAGTTGATAACTTTGGACACGCGTTGAACGCCTTCAAACCAGAGTCCGTGGAGGAATCAAAGGAAATTGCTGACTTATATGATGGTGTTAAAATGACTAGAGATGTGTTTGAAAGGACCCTTAAGAAGCATGGAATAGAGAAGCTTGAGCCCTTGGGAGAGGAGTTCGACCCTAACAAGCATGAGGCTACCTTTGAGGTACCTCAAGCTGACAAAAAGCCTGGCACCATATGCCATGTGCAACAGATAGGGTTTACGCTAAACAACAGAGTCATCAGACCCGCTAAAGTTGGTGTTGTGAAGGATAACGATACTGCTTAAAGAGATAGGACCCTGTCCCAGGCCAATCTCCCCTCCATCTACTATTATAACGATCAAAGAGAGATGTTTCCATCTATaccttttttttcaacgACTGTTTTTACTAATGCCACAAGTCATGTACATAAAAGATGCTTTACCTTTGTCAACGTTATCCTCGTTGACAATTTGTCACAAGATATAacagaaacaaataaaatacaatGTAATTAAAAGGATGTCCCCTCTGCGATATGGAATTATCCATGTTCTTTATCGGGCTGTCTGTTCCTCACGATGTGGgtatgcatatatatccGTTCTGTATAAGGCGATAATACCTTGCAGATTTCCAAAGCATTCCCAAGCTCAAAATTTTCTAGAGAAAGTAGGCACTTTAAGTAAAAATATTAGCATTTACAATTCCGCGGTGAGGAAACGTAAAACATTTTACTCGACGTAATGTGCCTCTCGTCCGACGAAGGCCCCTTTCCCTTCCTGTCGTGAAGGAGATGCAGTCCGCAATACTGTTTGAGAACTTTACAAGTGGTTAGCTAGCGTGTGCGACCCCCACCCCCTCTCGATAGAACCTCTGGGGCTAAACTTGCTCTACAAACTAAAGTAGTTCACCAACGTACCAAAAAGAGGACTCTTTCCACCTGACACGGATGCAACCCAGCTATACTATCTTCCCAAAGGAATACGATACAAAGAGGAAATGTGTTCTCCTTTTTAATCCGGCTCACTAACCCGGTCGTCATCTAATAGAGGCCGTGACGTATGCATTGATATGAACAAACCCATATTTTACCCTGAAAGTAACAAGCATCCCTAGCCTCAGCAACGCATCAAGAAACTTTAATTGGAATATCACCACATCAGAAGGGAAAGAAAGCCTCCCCAACCCCACTCTAAACCTccaccaccagcaccaCCACACATCACCACAGTCTATCTCTCACTTCACaccattttccaaaaatccATTCTTCCTCTTTGTAATTCTCCCCTCTTAAAACCCTTCATGCGACATACTACCCCTGTCTgtacacatatatacatatatattttcccAATCTGTCAACAAGTGGATTTATTCCCAAATTCAATAAACAGTAATTCCACATCTAATACTTAATACCAGATCGTCCCACCTACATATTTTCCATCACCACTTCCTTTTCTCTCCTCCATAAAAATCCTCCAACCACTGCAAAACCTCACCGTTTACAAACCCCTTACCATCTGGGAGACACGAAACCTCATTGCGACTACAAGCCCTTTCAACCATTCACACACGTAGCCCACGGCTTTACACCCTTTCTGCGCCCATAGAAACCATTAGCTTGTATGTTCCCAAAATCTTcaagttttgaaatacCAAAATAAGAACTAAAAACAAATCTGAAAcagcaaaacaaaacattAAGCAAAAAAGGTAGTAAGATTGTTATTCTTACAAGATCGAATTCTTAGCTAGTTTTGCACAATCCAAAAGCAGACATTAACTGAGGTATAGTAGGAACTTCAGCAGGTAGGATTGAGGCCAGAATAGAGGAAACCAAATACGGGTATTTGGGTTATTTGGGGACTTTAGTAGAGATTTTTTCGGTTTTCCTTTTATTTACTTTTGAGTTCTCAAgatcaacaacaacacgCAAACTAATAGGCATTGGCTGGTTAGGCAGAGGGAACGAGGAGCTATTATACATCAGGGCAGCTGATTTAGACGGAGATGGCATCTGTTCCACATAGACACACATACTACGGGGGGTCTTTGAGTGGTGGTAGTACGACTACTACTACCACCCAGCCTTTAAATGGGCTATCGCCCCACTCTGAGGTGTTGTCATTGGggacagcagcagcaacagcagctaCACGTGTGCCAGCTAAGGAGAAGAAAAGGCAGGTGACTTTTGGGCCTTATATAGTAGGGCCGACGTTGGGAGAGGGGGAGTTTGGTAAGGTAAAGCTGGGATGGTCCAATTCGAAGCCTGAGGAAGGGTCGAAGAATGTTGCGATCAAGTTGGTGAGGCGGGATACCATTCCTAAGCATTCAGAGAAGGAGGTGAAGATCTATAGGGAGATTAATGCGTTGAAACATCTGAACCATCCCAACATTGTGCGTCTGGAGGAGGTGTTACAGAATTCCAAGTATATTGGGATTGTTTTGCAGTATGCATCGGGGGGGGAGTTTTACAAATACattcagaagaagaggaggtTGAAGGAGCCTCCTGCGTGTAGGCTCTTTGCGCAGTTAATTAGCGGGGTTTATTACATGCACCATAAGGGGTTAGCGCACAGGGACTTAAAATTGGAGAATCTTTTATTGGATGAGCACGAAAATCTAATGATTACTGACTTTGGGTTTGTTAATGAGTTTCACAAGAATGATTTAATGAAGACTTCGTGCGGTTCGCCATGTTATGCAGCCCCGGAACTGGTGGTAACGGCTAGGCCTTACGAGGCGCGCAAAGCTGATGTTTGGTCTTGTGGTGTAATACTATACGCCATGCTAGCAGGATATTTGCCTTGGGATGACGATCCTGAAAATCCCGAAGGTGATGATATTGCGAAATTATATCACTATATTACGAAGAGTGCCCTGAAATTCCCAGAATATATCAAGCCGTTACCTAGAGATCTGTTAAGGAGAATACTGGTCTCCAATCCGGATACAAGGTTAAGTGTCATGGAGATCAAGAATCATGAATGGCTTCGACCACATGCTCAATTTCTGTCGTGGACCCCAGAGGATTGGGATGCCAAGGCAAGAGCAGAGGCTAATAATGTATTCAGATCACCAGTTACTAATCCAGCCACTGTATTAAGGCCACACTCAACCTGCTCTGGTGCGTCTTCCACGAACTCTAAAGGCGATAGGCGCAACTCTATTGTTATGGATTCAACGTTGAATCCACAGCCAGTACCGCCTCAGGAATCACAATCTCACGTACTTACAAAGCCATCGTCTCCATCAAATGATTTATTGAAGAGGTCTCCGGTAAAGAAACATAGCAGAAGTAATTCAGCGGCTTCCATCGCTTTGCAAGCCGTTGTTGAAGCAGAAAGAGATTTCTTCCGTTCACCCTCTACTCACTCATTGCATTATGATTCGTTATCGCAACATAACACCCCTCCATCTGCTGGGCGGATAACAAGTTATGGTATCACAAGATCTGCTACTCATAACCACAATGGCGgtatatcatcatccttgCTGAATCGGAATAGCGTTATTGTTGAGGTGAGCCCACAGAAGGGCTCTGTTGCTCCGGTTATTATCCCGGGAAATAACGATAGCGTGTGGAACCACGACAGGCACCATCGTAACTTTGCAGTTGGTAAGTCATCTGGCATCTCTCTTGGCAGGGACATGCCGTTTGGAGAACATCAATTCATACCTCAGTCAAGCAGGAAGCCAAGACCAACATCTTACCAGCCAACCAGCACTACTTACAGTGCCAATGCTGATTTTTCGTTTAATTCCAACCACTCGCAATTACCATCAACCAAGACCAAAAAGGAACCTTATATACCAAAGACGTCCCTGTCTGATCCTCCCATGTCCAGCAATTCAGTTTCAACGCAAAACACATCGCCATGTATTGCACTTCGATCACCTACTGACAAAGAAATTAATACCCAACTTGCAACTGATGCGCCTTTAACATCAAATAAGATTACTGATGCGGATCGTAGTGgttatttttataattCTATTTCAGGAGGAGATGGGAGCAAGGAACAAAAGTACAAAAAACAAAGCACAGGTGTAGTGGAAAAGACGTTTAATGTTATCGATGATGGCGAGGAAAGGACTACCGTTGACCAATTACTGAAAAAACAGGAACTATTTTCTGTGGAACCAACAATAGTGCCACATTCCTTGGAACCACCCAACTTATTCATTCCAAACAAGGAATCAATGGTTACCACAGAGTCTCCAGAGTCGGAGgtatcttcaaaacaaagGTCTAACAAAAATGACAAGAAAGACAAAAGATTTAGTTTGTTATCATTTTATTCGTT is drawn from Eremothecium cymbalariae DBVPG#7215 chromosome 8, complete sequence and contains these coding sequences:
- the SPP1 gene encoding Spp1p (similar to Ashbya gossypii ACR115W); this translates as MSLPGWCPPYKPHKKDQVTGEDVYCICKKPDGGELMVLCDGCEDWFHFTCVKIPIAYKDLVFSFYCPYCQAGITNQVQCGVCLPKTIWKRKCRLLNCYKECLKNSKYCCSEHGETYMKELLNRFGDSESESAAILKQMLKTANFESLGLKGMPVAKREMNPQLYDQLIEGDKRLDDLQKQLVMLHDEKMPSIKAMMDSLNKYQVWLKDVDKLLFQDKREESPYDLAASKKKGRGSKSKKIKTKSLCGYSQTHVIPCSAEEFVSQYTEESVALHSICCKLRCIKHQDWADIQRNAWEFEIECLENSEQRIQLLINIRKEQLAIQFYESLS
- a CDS encoding uncharacterized protein (similar to Ashbya gossypii ACR116W), whose amino-acid sequence is MKAFTNGGQDPTTNKIKNEEFKVWKKTIPSLYQYINSLKPNFSSSADSKEGEASCSVVFTHDIFANREKGILRASVLVSRGSNIYEVEFPSPLGLHVEEQENGGAKELVDPVFEGSMLTEDIIQPTWTFDGENIENMFYIGKQDMTVIAISSIGSLAWFKNGTLTPVRVLTEEVAESFRDNKALSHKDMISVDFAMSTDQKVIVKSQSVMVDNKKQSLLKIIDNADKLGNVTHTIPIPGTSVTPVVKFQSAHLFSTCSDDNVLRFWDVRKPAKPIWELRDTANEDGNLVCLDTSPVVDLLFATGSDNGVIKLWDLRSVIAASPDEQPTEIARLYHPGNDPVAGISFSFSSPTMFLTVGKSGNIYHWDIEYMLQDSHSDDSDEAMADPEELQQQCLKFLHTGGGRRSLRTAPKRSTVAWHEKIADIVTCVDSDTLITIYKPYFGRTDDSGDEDPEYT
- the MKK1 gene encoding mitogen-activated protein kinase kinase MKK1 (similar to Ashbya gossypii ACR117W), which produces MDNMAFLFKPPEQRKRNERSPKLSLPTMLVNNSSSSVECQVSGSQSSPIAFSSSTGPKHQRQTLRMSSSFSQSTCSPISTTLDSSRLDTGSSPSSPPATAAFKRPAPPSMLTCAILNSDHNTNQLVGRISSIQQDHDFADRKVYATEVSPVASVSSGQIHQLPYTSNDHSRSIESYPLAGVATHDSVSSASYLPSPKKLSAEVLPGSSPSSNTDKQDIKVASPLVETKKFNDVDELEEEMWTHFHLKDQIEELGILGEGAGGSVVKCKLKTGTKIFALKAITTLNSDQESQKQIFRELQFNKSCKSSFIVQYYGMFTDQEHSSIYIAMEYMGGKSLDAIYKHLLKYGGRVSEKVLGKIAESVLRGLSYLHERKIIHRDIKPQNVLLNEAGEVKLCDFGVSGEAVNSLATTFTGTSYYMAPERIQGQPYSVTSDVWSLGLTLLEVAQAHFPFDSGKMAANMPPIELLMLILTFTPQLKDEPESNIAWSKAFKSFIEFCLKKESRERPSPRQMLQHPWIQGQLKRQVNMAKFIQKCWAVK
- the KIN4 gene encoding putative serine/threonine protein kinase KIN4 (similar to Ashbya gossypii ACR119W) translates to MASVPHRHTYYGGSLSGGSTTTTTTQPLNGLSPHSEVLSLGTAAATAATRVPAKEKKRQVTFGPYIVGPTLGEGEFGKVKLGWSNSKPEEGSKNVAIKLVRRDTIPKHSEKEVKIYREINALKHLNHPNIVRLEEVLQNSKYIGIVLQYASGGEFYKYIQKKRRLKEPPACRLFAQLISGVYYMHHKGLAHRDLKLENLLLDEHENLMITDFGFVNEFHKNDLMKTSCGSPCYAAPELVVTARPYEARKADVWSCGVILYAMLAGYLPWDDDPENPEGDDIAKLYHYITKSALKFPEYIKPLPRDLLRRILVSNPDTRLSVMEIKNHEWLRPHAQFLSWTPEDWDAKARAEANNVFRSPVTNPATVLRPHSTCSGASSTNSKGDRRNSIVMDSTLNPQPVPPQESQSHVLTKPSSPSNDLLKRSPVKKHSRSNSAASIALQAVVEAERDFFRSPSTHSLHYDSLSQHNTPPSAGRITSYGITRSATHNHNGGISSSLLNRNSVIVEVSPQKGSVAPVIIPGNNDSVWNHDRHHRNFAVGKSSGISLGRDMPFGEHQFIPQSSRKPRPTSYQPTSTTYSANADFSFNSNHSQLPSTKTKKEPYIPKTSLSDPPMSSNSVSTQNTSPCIALRSPTDKEINTQLATDAPLTSNKITDADRSGYFYNSISGGDGSKEQKYKKQSTGVVEKTFNVIDDGEERTTVDQLLKKQELFSVEPTIVPHSLEPPNLFIPNKESMVTTESPESEVSSKQRSNKNDKKDKRFSLLSFYSFYNNSKSSMESSSDAVESRGVSLDPLKRATTNIIRKLPEKNGKSSESDCYVTPPERGTAALTKKNVKASKTSPDIPNENFTEVVPKRVSMLTPQSKPVSTEENNKTKRNVNRASLVGSVGQQQQQQQQPAARQRYQSTAKKVFDFFKRRSLRL
- the MGE1 gene encoding mitochondrial nucleotide exchange factor MGE1 (similar to Ashbya gossypii ACR118W) is translated as MRQFSSLVLRSRAAAPTLRAFSSIRVGPAITTYGGILSTRVQGLRFYSEEAKKSDSDAAASEKESEGVSVNGEQKRINELEEILASKSKEVTELKDRLLRSIADFRNLQEVTKKDVQKAKDFALQKFARDLLESVDNFGHALNAFKPESVEESKEIADLYDGVKMTRDVFERTLKKHGIEKLEPLGEEFDPNKHEATFEVPQADKKPGTICHVQQIGFTLNNRVIRPAKVGVVKDNDTA